acatttaaaacgtTTCTAGGTGAGACATTTGATCTTCCAGATATTACTTTTCAGGTCCAGtacaaaaaaatgtgtgaaaGTTTTACTGCAATTCCGgcaaaaaatatttagataaaacccttttaatatttacacattcctttgattttttaacccaaGGGTAGTAACTCCGTATTAAAAAGTCGGACAATCTAACCGAAACGCATACTtgatctacaaaaaaaatctaaaatcacaaaaatactaaacgccgaggaaaattcaaaacgaaaagtccctgatcaaatggcaaactcaaaagctgaaacacatctaacgaatggataacaactttcatatttctgacttggtacatgtattttcttattTAACACTTATCAGCTCCAGAACTTAAGATATTACAAACTGTAAGTATGGACAAGTACAATAACTATAAATTTTCATAAGTTTTAGGGACTAAAAATCGATCAATCGatacaaaacaaacacaaacttaCACAGTACTGTAACTATAACTAAAACACTATCGCACAAAAAATCAGCACCAGATCTGCAGATATAGCAATTAAAGTCCGACAACTGTTTGAATTTAGTAGACAGTGCAGTATGCATAGAAGGACAAGGGCACCACTATAAGTAAGTGGTGGTCAAACAAAAAATCATGTATTGTTTGATGTGCATTGGTATTGAAAAATGGCATCTCGAAACTCGAGTAataaaaatgtaacatgaaaaatcaaattaaatgaatTCAACCTTTATTAAATGATAACaattaattatttcaaaacaaatgcgTATGTTAAACTTTATATTCATTAAATGTTTATACAGTTTCTTCGGCTTTGGTAGCAGTGACCTACTTTTATGCTTTACATACTAACACTGGTACATGTGAATGATGAATGACATAGTCACTGACACTTCCTAGAATTGTACGGCGGATCTTCCCCAAACCACGTGATCCCGTTATAATCATGCTGGCATTTTCCTCTTTTGCGATGTGTATTAGAAGTTCGCCTGGTTTCCCTTGACCAGTCCTAAATTTCCCATCAATCTGAAGAAGAAATAAACGTCTTATTTAAATTGAAGCAACCAGTTAAAAATTGAGCAAGTTGCACATATATTTAATTACAGTCAAAATGGCTCTTTGTAAGtagtcacaagcacttgtctcagattttttcttcttttttctattatttataccttgttatattaaggtatatatattgaggtatctaaaaaaaaaatctgagaccAGGGTCTGTGTAGGTAGTCCAAAAATGTAAACAAgtaacaggggcggatgcaggaattttcgaaagggggggggggtgctaaacCAGGGCAAAGGGGGTGGGGGGTgcagggggtgcaaaacatatgtcccgatacaaatgcattgatcggcaaaaataaagggggtgcgcacccccggaacccccccccccccccccggatccgccactgagtaaGGAATGATACTGAAAGGAATACGTGcatgattacatttttttatttggcatATTTTCAAAATGCCAAGAGTATTGTATTAAAGTTCGTCTTTACAATCATGAATGGGCAGAACATCAACAACATagtataaattataaacaaacgTCAATAAGACCGCATGCAACTCAACGAgacaaattgatataaaaaaattattaaatataattttgaaacagATTTAAAAGGTACAATGATGAAACACTAGCTATCAAAGATGCGGTCGTTTAAATTGTGATTATCTTTCTTTCCACATAATTTCACGAGTTGGACGTCAAATTTTGTACGTCTAAAGGGGTAAATTCAGTTCAGTAGATAACGtttctaataaatattttttggtatatcaaaactagagttgaaaaaaaaatgctgaatgaactatttttttttactacagactacagggttgaaaagtaatgggggtcagtataggaattcagtgcgaatctacattgtttgtaaacaaggccatgtgaatgccccaAAATGCCGCATGTGTTTTTATTGTTGGAAAAGAtggggctacatttgtactttcgtgaatgatatatgaaagtttctaATTTCttaaggtaaatcaggtataaatttaattccatacatagattagcattaaagtcaatgggggattttttactgaatttacccctaaaatataaagaaacatgtGTTTTACTCATATCATTAAAACTATTTGAAAAATGGATCTTCAAATCATCGTTTATATTAagattgaaaatgaaattgaaaaatttctgtacatagttttatataaatattggtTTGGTTAATTTCAGGTGTGATGGTGTAATTGTAAAAATAAGATTACGGACGCCAAGCAAATGGTGGTTCATATAAGCCTCTGGGAAATACAGAAACTTTTTCGTTTGAATCCATTCACTCTATCTTATCAAGCAATCTTTGAAACATTATGTGCATCATAAATGCCAATTGTTCATATATTCAGTAATGACAAAATGAAGCGAACGGGACGAGACGGATGACTGCTAGTACTTACATTTTTGGCTTTTGCTTTAGCTCTGTATTTATCTTCGAGAGTTTTAACTGTTTTTTCCAGTTCTTCTAACAACTGTTTCACAACACCGGGACCTATTTTAAGAAAACATGTCAGATTAATCTATTTTTCCGAATTGTAATTAAGatgtttttcatatttcaaaGGTTACaggttactgatgacaaaatggaggtagaGTTCGATACAGAGGAGTTTTGCTTATGCTGTCTTTGAAGTTATCATTAACCTACAATGTTTTTTCGTTTCTATGCATTAACTTGATTTCTGCTTAATTTTCAAATGCTTAAATCAGTTATGTCAgtgattttcaattttgttagtCAGGAGTTTATTTTTTGTACTAGGGTCAGAGTTACAGGGATTTTTTACTAACCATGTATAAAactgttgtatattttttaaaattcaattatcggaacaaaattgattaaaatgCGTCACCGGTGTATCATAAAAGTGCAACTTGGTCTCCAgttgagagttatctcattgtGAATCATACCACTTCTGTTTATTTTCATAAACTTACTATCGAGTATTGACACTGGTATGATGAACACCATAATATGTTGGATATGTTGAATATAAAATGCTTGAACCCGCAATGAAACAGCAAATCTGTTAATTGTGAAGGTGAATCTTTTTACATTACTTTtacttatacattttgtacttactTGCCATAGTGAAGTCGTATGTTTCAGGACAATGCACCAAAATAACCTCATCATCTGGCTTTCTGATATTGTCAGCATACCCTTAAAATGACAATCCATATCTGTGAACAGCATAAAGCGAAAAGCTCAAATAAACATTAAGTTTTTTgagaatatttgatttttttttgttttgccaaGTCTGcattcaagatttaaaaaatgtgtacatCGTCAAACATTGACattcgtggttcacctatacCCACGAGGTcgacgaaaattggtatcccacgaataataatgaatccctGTTATTTGTGACCATTTATACGGCAGAACTTGTGTAATATTAAGAAAGATCTGGCAATGCAAATACTTGTGTATGAATGTGTTCTTAATTCACCCGAACAGCTGACTTCATTTAACATCTGATTCTCTTGTCTATATCTCTCtgttattttacatgttttaacatAAGGCATAAAACAGTGCTGATTGATGTAACATTATATTTAGATTAACATTGaacaaaatacaatttttgaagTAGCTCGCTCCATTTAGttgttttctgcatttttttttgtcgattatAAACTCTTTAGCATCAATATAGATTTGTCCTTATTGAATAAAAAcatgtttgtatttaaaatggAATTTGCATGAAGTAAAGATGTTTTCTAATTGTTATTgttaaaggagcactagctacgatatatataaaaaaaataaagtatgattttttttagatcaatcattaatcaaattggaataatcaaataataatttgcttttagcaatcaatttcctttaattttgttgaaataagcgattaaacataatttttgactgattcacttgcaagtaaaaacgtcatcatcattctaaccggtattcatgtgaacttcaagttaacccctagctagagattgacaacgcatgcattgtacgtgtactggttatttaaagaaaaagaatgtcaacaatgaaagtgaaactacggtaaatcatttgattactaattcgatgcacataaaatcattcgtatatggttaaaaacaatgagaaacatctatttttaatctataaaataaaatcaaacagacctataaaaatccaattgcacgtgttggtttaatctattcgtatctttatttttgtttacatcgcttatatggtcatctgaggtcaaatcgatagttaattagatggcgtctggactaaaatacacacgaaacgaacctataaattatctaccccatgctctgtaaactgtttattttagacttatgatagtttggataaatcgCTATATTGATTCTCAAGAAAATCGTTTCAGTTGAGAGAAAAAAACGAAACAACAAAATCCTTTTTAAATCATAAACACGCACACAAATTCGAAAACAATTAACCCAAAACCAACGTTTAATGAGATTTGTTGAAGAAGAAACAATCTAAGAAATCAAAGAAAAGTAACAACATCgtaaactcctgtcctgcctttttaaaTTTCCGTCTAGCCCCTTCCCCACTCAAATCAAACGATAGCCCCTACGCTTCCAAACGATAATAACACAAGTACAAGAATGTTGATTATGATATGTGACGCCGCATAGAAAAGTCAAACGTCCCAGTGAACTGTAAAATACTGGCGGCGATAGGCCGAGGGTAGTATAAGTCcaataatttcaaatcaaaatgacggtcaaatatggtcacaaacatcttcgctagccaaggggttaggggagtggatcgtaaccatGGTAACCCTTTGCTAGCGAAGATGGGTCACAAACAAATTCAATGAATCTTCGAGCTTTGAGGCAAATAATCTCAGAAGAGCTACGTTTACAAGAGATTTCCACTCATTGTGTTACAATAATATGTTGTGTTAATCAAAGACCAGTTGCCCATATATAAAGATATCATTTTGTTACAATACAATGTAGTAAAAATGTTCAAAGTCCCATCACACACTCATGAATAATTGTGATTTtgggctctcccttgacaccatttgcgagtatggtattgaggaaacgatgatagtccatcggaaggggacgataaacgGCTGACCCGTGTtcagagagagccatatctcttgcaagtaaaagacatccttgtagatttcgaaaaagagtgtGGAAAGGGATTGACATATgttgaaaaacttgtttcccaatccactataaataaatatgtttaaattaaattaaaatgaataattgtCATATCGAAATGAAAAAATAGTATCGTTAACTAcataggcgagtgtaatatttgaaaaagacgtctagttaaggactttaatgcacccacctaacacacggctaatttcttttttaaatgaaagaataatgatttaactttgatttttgcccggtcgtcacaaaatcgtacggtgcagtttttgtaaaattgacgtttatttcagaaattagttgaaaattataaaattacgacatgtttttcaagcaaaagaaattagtcgtatctcttcttttagacagaataattaagtgaattagattcttaaaataatgaaaaacaatatttacaactaaaactccgcatgcttttgcattccttctaaatatttgacattttgtacgaaaatgttcataatcctgacctttttggatcaaaattattttttttattaaatgcttttgcactctatccattttagaacacaccaaatcACTCaccagttatcgttttttcattcaagatcaagactttatctcaaaatttcttaaaatcacaaatttctgtaattttatgatgttgggtaaaatcactatagtttccggaatcctttatctatttcgttatcgtttttttactgaatatttagtcgatttccgtgtacttaatagtgctattagagtacgataaatcatatttaaacggttctatttctatcttgAACTTCAGTGTAGctgaaatagatataaaatcgtccgaaattaagatcaaatcaaagtaaaacatagtttttgagttctgtagaattcacccatTTCTAAaaaaggaatcgtatcggaaaattgtagaaaatcttccgagtcgtgtcaaattttcacagtccagttcacaatgaaacccttcctATGCTAAAGAGCAAAAACTATCTATTgattgacacagatgcatagtctgtcatgtatttactacatagaaactatgtagttaaacacttaaatgaagatacagttgtatttccgcagtgggaaaacgaaaagatgaagtttacagaagactgaaaaaaatgaaaacatcccatttgaaaatacaaaatatcataaaagtTGCTATGAATATTTcgtaagcacaacctatcatcttctgttttgtctgtacaaagactttgtactacatgtaccaattctaccgaccagtctcttctcatatatatcaacgagggcaatagatctacaactcattctgatttgtctgtttgtatattttgcaaatgtataaagcctataagcaagttacacaacttcataaggtatcctctgagtAGCAAACTCAAGTTGTATTGAGTGTTAAaatacatatatctcctacaatatatcgaaaacagaagatgtggtatgattgccaatgaaacaactatccacaaaagaccaaaatgacacaaacattaacaactataggtcaccgtacggtcttcaacaatgagcaaagcccataccgcatagtcagctataaaaggccccgataagacaatgtaaaacaattcaaacgagaaaactaacggccttatttatgttaaaaaaaaaaagaacgatcgaaaaacaaatatgtaacacataaacacgacaaccactgaattacaggctcctgacttgggacaggcacatacataaataatgtggcggggttaaacatgttagcgggatcccaaccctccccctaacctgggaatgtggtttaacagtacaacataagaacgaactataaaaatcagttgaaaaaggcttaactcatcagatggacaaaaatacaaatggaattaatgatctgatttacaaaataactcatgataattttactattaaatctttataccatcgagcttgcatcgctaaatatttgctacaaaatttggagtcagaaagtaaagagctattttattctgaacataaaacagcttttactaacatttcgacgattaaagatgacgtgcctgcacacaaggaagtattctggttaacaactttaattacttgctcagttaaccgggcttaatttATGCCCGAGGATTGCCGCCGAGAAAACTAACataacatattatcagcttcaacaaatactaaaaatacatgtatatggtcattttatagttacaatgtacatgtatacagcctCGACAAGAccaaggtacatccaatattgtatacagcagctctataattttgtcttattctttttaactgtttttcatttagatttatcattacaaatgcaccgtatttatggacacacctttgataactattaacaagtttgactgatcaacagattagaaaaattaaaaatggggcatacattctacatggcattattttttttctggaggtcaaaattttatccaagacaatgtcgacctaactacagaaacaataaaagttctccATATGACTTTGGTTGGTTAAAAGGCAACAATGGTCCAGTATGGTGTtatccaactttctacaagatttgatctgttcacgcagggggagggttgagattgcaaaaacatgtttaaccccgccgcaattttgcgcctgtcccaagtcaggagcctctggcctttcttatttttgtatgattttttgttttaatttcttgagtatatttcgaagcttagtatgacgtccactatcatttcaaactagtacatttttgtttaggggccagctgaagaacgcctccgggtttgggagtttcttgctgcattgatgacccattggtggtcttcggccgttgtctgctttttgatcgggttggtgtctctttgacaaatccctcatgtccatttccaatttttaattcaatctgtatatagtagatcttgtgtcttCTTTGAGCAAAACCTTTGCTGTACTGGTATATGCCCATACCAAGggagttgtctttgtatggatctTTTGACCGATATGAATGATtagattacaagttaaaatgaagctataatattccgatatcgcaatattccgacacctaaatggtactacatcccattggtccgacgtttcgatcatttaggttatacgctaacgggattttaacataagaaagccaaacaaaaggttcaatattaggataaccttgtcctccgtttgaagcggcgaaacaagatataaaaaagtattacgtagtgccaaagtagccgaaggtcatcactagcgtaatttaaaaaaagaacaaactcctttgtcaagtgttgtttaattaataagatatctcaagatacacggcggccgactaaagtaaaatcaaacacagtttgacgtacaatgagttGTCAttttttccttgtgatgttttatattaaaattgtcaatttgttgatataaatatactagtagcactttactcattttagtaatgttagttagtactctttatcatatctgatttagtgatgtaaatgaagttgcggtatgatccagactcaacatattgcactacaataataacaaaaaatccgccctatggttgtctgatcttgaagcggttcgtaggctttcaaactaacaggagaccatacgcttcctcaattttaatgtacagctcatcatgggactttctaaacaattaaaaatacgtcatatgttaaatttccccttgcttcaaatattttgtttcggattatttatatcaaatttgcagatatatgtttgtaaatacgtgcaatcaaatgatacggaggtattataagatttagataatacaagggcgactacagatacatttgtgtgacttaatggttgattttcaaagactccgagagaaaacgttacgtaacatgcgttaccgttaaaatcaaccaaaattaattaatactatgatagaaatatattttcccaacagtaatacagcattcctatacaattgtttcatttttgcatttgttttgattcgatttttctactggaagtatccgtgaattgaaattgcacccatgacctttgaccacgagttaaaaaaaaattgcaccataatttcttttgacgaccgggatatttagaaagtacacattcttagctttccagtgatatataatttagccgtgtgttaggtaggtgcattaaaaatgtaaatttggctctcatatcactcgcctaacACCTGAAGTCAAACAATTCATAAGGTGTCATTGTGTAACAAAATGGTCAAAGTGCCATAACTCCTGTCAAAATGAGGGTGAAGTATGGCCAGGTAAGGTCTTTGACTACGTGTATGTCTAACGCGGCTGGCGCTGGGAGAAcaacgaaaaataaaattaaaaaagtatgTCATGCACATTTCAAAGCTTTGAGCAATATTATTTGTTTGAGAGTCTTCTATGCACACCCTGTCAGATTGTGGCACACAGGGTGTTAAGATCACGTTAATTTTTACTATAGAGATTGTATTGATTCGATTGTTTGTCTTTTGCAGAGAATTTAGAGGGCAGGGTTCCCGACCCTCTCTTGTTAATtaaagaatagaatagaatatttttatctCCCAAATTACAGGACCCATAAAGGGCATACAATTAGATACAGTTGATTGGCATAATTGGTAACTACAAAATTAAAAGTCACAGCTAgagtacatgtaaatatatagtTAAGCCCCAGTCcgactagaccacgatcgcaccacgctcaccgcgatctaaaataaattcagatcgtagtgaggtcgcggtatgagcggcatgaaaatgtaaattttcgttgctttcacgatgctactataaagtcctcattacgcttctacaacgatcccgctacgattataccacgttctcaccgcgcttattctgcgacctcaagatctttctacgctcatcacgttctcactacgaccatgcCACGAggtttctggatccaccactgatttGTGCAACTTAACCTCAAAAATcagtaaataattcaaaatttgaaagattGTCTTGTAGGTGacttatagctgttaatttctgcgtcatttggtctctttagGAGTGTTGTTAACGAACACAAAGTGAAACAACTATTATCTTAAATCTTTAATGATATTTTCTAGGCTTTTTATATAAAACGATATTTTCATCCAAAAAGTGATGTTGTTGCAACATTACTTTCATCAAATATAACCAACTTCTCCGAGTTGTTGTTATCACTATCATTGATAATAATTTGTTGACACGCGTATATATCAGTAATCATTCAGTCGTTTGCTCATACTTGTGTTACAAATAACTACTGATAAAATACTAGGTAGTATTTCCGTGTTTATACACATGCATACTCTCAATGCATAATAGTAATATTAATATCTTGCAACTGCTGATTTCCTATGCTTTTCCGTTTATTGTGTTTACAAATACCTTTTTTCATAAACATGGTAAAACAAAACTGAAGTCAAATATTTTACTTCCATCACATGTCAATAAAATTTCTGTTGAATTAGCACTATTGAAAACCCATTATCTAGATCTGCTTGGCATGTTGCCTGGATTTGTTCGTGCTTGGAATACAACCGGAATAAAGATAAAGTGCATTTCGACGCtctggccacagaccacaattaattcctctattagttctttataactttttgtctcattaaaaaaaatggacctaatctttttgtcaaattttttgtgtgtgtaatgtatattactagtccaaaaacatatccaaaattcagaaagattgctctgatgtaacttacaattttagccaatacacatccatacccctatggacaagtcaagagatgttccgaaaactgaaaatattacctttttgcacttgacctaatcactctttccatattaaaatcagttaaaataccttcaacaaaaagttatttcacctctcttctttcatttccaccccataaaaactaacaaatgaatgaaaaaggcaaagaaaaaaaataaataaaaaatacactataattaaggggaactatattcgtgaacaacgaaaagcggggtcattaattgtggtcttgggcctattaggggccaaaaacttgaccaattccaataaaacttggcatgatttaagcttagtgtattataagtcagtttacaaagtttaaaagccatatgatatatattatagaaaatgtggcattttttatatctcaactttagttgctgaattgagacgttgaaatagaaaaatttcaactttcaaattttggcttcaaaaatttccccaaaacaccaaattgcactttttatgtctcaatgtgtaagatattatatattcaaagtaaatgatagcatacttaatgtatgagacttataaaaatttgacaaaaagtaattttatatgtgcctatgccaaaaaatagaggttttcaaatgaagcgaggccttgtatgaaatgcaatattttccactaacaacaattttttgaagttgttaagttaaaacaaaacttttaacatatcataaatgttcttttcatgtaaatataagtttcaaaaagcataacacatgagttttacatggtattaagcaatgtcaagcttaaaataacaagttgtcaatttaggccgttccctatatttccatatttaattgcatataaatgatattggagatggaaatatgcttctttttgccaaaatccttgctgagatatgatcaaatttgaagcctggatgtaacaagactgttgcttttaattgtatatgtagaaagtatggtctgatgcaaagttttttcaatttactgtttaaaacctgcatggaatttcagtcttaaaatgccaatattttaaccaccagccatccagcagaagaaaataaaggtattctgtgaaacagacaagtttaaacaacctgcaataagtgcttttcatatagattcagtgcaatctgtttaaagaaatacaattttaaagtgcatagaacttcatatttcacttgcttcgtacggaccgctagacctagactattaaaacagcacattttatactctttttatgcttttatccacttttccttgtgttcagagttcacaaatgagtaaaacacatgaaataaataccacaaacacaaataggtatcagaaaaaaattgtcagagaaaaaataaggatgctgattttgcaaaaatgtggaaaaaagtgaaaaagctactttttgggcatattagctgaaaagtgactttttttacaaatttctatcaaataaaagtggaaatcatttcttctcatatagtttgacaaatcaataccaatagatcattcagagaagttgtcaaagtataaattcaaaatttgctgaaatgcacctcttaggccacagaccacaattaattcctctattagttctttataactttttgtctcattaaaaaaaatggacctaatctttttgtcaaattttttgtgtgtgtaatgtatattactagtccaaaaacatatccaaaattcagaaagattgctctgatgtaacttacaattttagccaatacacatccatacccctatggacaagtcaagagatgttccgaaaactgaaaatattacctttttgcacttgacctaatcactctttccatattaaaatcagttaaaataccttcaacaaaaagttatttcacctctc
This sequence is a window from Mytilus edulis chromosome 1, xbMytEdul2.2, whole genome shotgun sequence. Protein-coding genes within it:
- the LOC139524738 gene encoding universal stress protein Slr1101-like, which codes for MASNKKRIIVIGIDNSEFAEKSFDWYADNIRKPDDEVILVHCPETYDFTMASPGVVKQLLEELEKTVKTLEDKYRAKAKAKNIDGKFRTGQGKPGELLIHIAKEENASMIITGSRGLGKIRRTILGSVSDYVIHHSHVPVLVCKA